TGCCGCCGACGCGGACAGCTGGATCGTCACGATCCGCGAAAAGACCGGTGCGCCGTGCGTCTGGATCCTGGGCCATAGCGAAGGCGGCCTGGTGGCACTCAAGGCCACGGAAAATCCGGGTGCGATTTGTGGTGTCATCCTGGTCGAAACCGCCGGGCGGAAAATGGGCGACGTCGTGCGCCAGCAGTTTCGCGACAATCCTGCCAACGCCCCCGTGCTCGATGATGCACTGAGCGCCGTGGACAGTCTCGAAGCGGGCGAAACGGTCGATACGTCGACTTTCCATCCCGCGCTTCGCACATTGTTCAACGCCGATATCCAGCCCTACTGGATCGACGTGTTCTCGCACGATCCGGTGGCGCTTGCGAAAAGCTATTCGGGGCCGATGATGATCGTGCAGGGCACCAGCGACATCCAGGTGACGGAGGCCGATTTTGAGCTGCTGCGGGAAGCGCGACCCGACGCCGAAACGCTGCTGGTACCAGACATGACTCACGTCCTGCGAATCGCGGAGGAGCCGGGGATGGCGGCCAACCTTGCGACCTATACCGATCCCGACATGCCGATCGTACCGGGGCTCGCTCCGGCGATCGCCGGCTTCGTGAAGGCAAATTCCGGGCAATGACCAGCGCTCGCCAGTTGCCGTGGGCGCTCTGGCGAGCTAATCGGCGCTCATGGGCATCTTGAAGTCGATCTTCACCTGGTGGGAAGGCGCCACCATCGGCACCGGTCTCGCGACGCGTGGCATGAACAATGTCGGCGAGGATTCGCTCGGCAATGTCTATTATGAGGGCGGCAAGGACATGTCCGGCCGCCCGCGCCGCTGGGTGATCTACAACGGGTCCAACGACGCCAGCCGGGTGCCGCCCGAATGGTTCAGCTGGCTGCACCATCTGGTCGATGCCGTGCCTGACGATTCGATGCCGCCGCGCCGCGAATGGCAGCAGCCGCCGGTTCCGAACATGACCGGCACCAATCTCGCTTATCGTCCGCCCGGATCGCTCGATGTCGGCGGCAAGCGCGTGCGTGCGACGGGCGATTACGAGGCCTGGACGCCCGACGCATGAGCTTTCGCCAGCCGTCAATCGGCGCAGCGGCGCTGCTGCTGCTCGCGCTCGGCGGCTGTTCGGGCGATGACGGTGCTGGCAACAACAGTGTCGACGAGATCCTTACCGAGCCGCTGAGCAGTTCGGAAAGCAGCGGCGCGGAAGTGGTCGACAGCGGCGGCGATCTGGCGCTGGCGACCGAGGGTACCACGCCGATGGCCGAGCGCGAGGCGGTGCTGGGCTTTCTCAACAAGCGCAACGGCGAAACGCGCGACATCACCCTGAAACCGGGGCAGGCCTTGCGGGTCGGCGAGGATGTGGTGGTGCGGCTGCGCGCATGCGAACGCACCGCGCCGTGGGAATCGCAGGAACTGACCGGCGCATTCGTTCAGCTCGACGTGCGTGACTATGAAGGCAATTGGAGCCGCGCCTTTTCCGGCTGGCTCTACAAGGAGCGGCCCTCGCTCAACGTCATCCAGCACGGCATCTATGATGTCTGGCCCAAAAGCTGCGCGATGACCTTTCCCGAAACGGGCCCCGATACGGTTTCGGCGGAATCGGTGGCCAAATCGTCTGCGCGCACGCCCAGCCGGTCGAGCGCGTCGAACACGCCCGCGCCATCGCCTTCGCCGACAGCAACGCCCGGAAGCCCCAGCACCGCCGCTTCGCCGGCGGTTCCCTCCAGCGCCGATTCGAGCAGCGAGAGATAAGCGTCGCGCGATATCTCGACTGCGCCGAGCGTTTCGAGATGGTCGGTCTGGAACTGACAGTCGAGCAACGTGAATCCCCCGACGCGGAGTCGCGCGACCAGCCATGCGAGTGCCACTTTCGATGCGTCGCGCACGCGCGTTACCATGCTTTCGCCGAAAAACGCGCGGCCCAGCGCCAGGCCGTAAAGACCACCGGCAAGCCGATCGCCGTCCCAGCATTCGATCGAATGGGCATGGCCGCGCCGGTGCAGCTCGATGAAGACGCGTTCGATGGGACCGTTGATCCAGGTGTCGGGGCGATCCCGCGCCGATTCGGCACATAGCGCCAGTATCTGCTCGAACGCGGTGTCGGCAGTGACGCGGAACCGGTCGGAAGCGATCGTCTTGCGCAGCGATCGCGACAGGTGAAACCCCTCGAGCGGGAGAATGCCGCGGAATTTGGGTTCGACCCAGTAGACGCTTTGCGCATCGCGATCATCGGCCATCGGAAACACGCCCATCGCATAGGCGCGCAACACAAGCTGCGGGTCGAGCTCTTCGGGCAGGAAAAGGGGGCCGGTCATTCCGGTTTCAGGACGCTTCGATGTCGGCGAGCCTGCGCTCGACCCGCGTCCATAACTGGGCGAAGGCGCGCGCCCCCTGCGATCGGGGAGAAAGGGCGCCGACCGGACGGCGTTCGGCCGTCATCGCTTCGACGATGCTTGCCATCGGCAGGACCGGCCAGTCGGGATGGCGCGCGATCGCGTCGCGGTGGAGCGTCCGGCGGCGGTCCACCATCGAATGGACCGGCATCAGCGCTGCCTTGAATCCGCGATCGGCGAAATGCGCGGACACTTCCTCGAAAGCGCGCTGCGAGAGCGGGCTGGGGATGACCGGGATCAGGATCAGATCCGCCGCGCGCATTACTTGCTCGCTGGTCTCGGTCAGGCCCGGCGGACAATCGAGCAGCAGCCGGTCATAGCTTTTGTCGAGCTGGCCCAGCAGCTTGGCCAGGCGCTTCTTCTTGTCGATCTCGTGGAACAGCAGGTCGAGCGTGCGCAGCGAGGTATCGGCGGGAATCAGGTCGAGCCGATCGATATCGGTGTGTCGCACCAGGTCCGCCGGATCGATGTCGCGGGAGAAAACGGCCTGTGCCCTGCGCTTCGGCCTGGGCGCGATGCCGAGCAGATAGGTGGAGGCCGCCTGGGGATCGAGATCCCAGAGCAGGGTGCGTCGCGCCGATTGCCGGGCGGAGCACCAGGCGAGATTGACCGCTACCGTGGTTTTGCCGACGCCGCCCTTCAGACTGTAGACTGCGATCCGCGCCACTGCCGCTCCTTTCGTTCGGCGCCAAGGGTGGCGTTTCGCCGGGAAGCTGACAAGCCCGCGGACATGAAAAAGGGCCGGCGGAACATGCCGCCGGCCCGGTTGATCCTTGCGAGGAAAAGCGTGTCAGGCCTTGCAGGTCAGCGTTTCGCCGTCTTCCTGCTCGATCGTCACTTCTTCCTTCGAACCGGAGACGGTCATGCCTTCGCCGGTGAAGGGCTCGCCGGCTTCCGCCGCGTTCAGCGTCGTGCCGACCGGAGCTTCCGGGTCGAGCTTAACGGCGATCATCGTGTCGCCGGTGAAATAGTCGATCGCGACCAGCTTGTTGCCCGGCTGGCAGCGGAAGGTGACCGACTGCGCGATCGAAGGCGGCGGCGCGACCGGCTCGGCATTGGCCAGTTCGGCGGCCATCGGATCGGGCGCGCGGCTGTCGACTTCCTCGGGTTCGTGATTGCAGGCGGAAAGCGAGAGCAGTGCGACCGCGGCGAAAGGAGCTATTTTGAGCATTTTCATGACGGCTTCTGCTTCGCGCACGCAGCACGAATCGTCAAGACTCCCCGTTGCGGCAGGTCGCCTTGATATTGCACCGCAATGATACGATATAACGATAATCGTCGGTTTTCCGCGCAATTCGATGCCTCCGGTCATAGTGAGATGGTAATTTGGGTCGCGAGCTCGCGATGCGGATGCAGCCCGCCGGACGGCTGCGACTCGCCGTCGGTCGGACGGTGGCGCGGCCGGAAATGGGCGGCCGGGCATTTCAGGCCGGGACAATGCGGACAGTCGCGGCAATCGCAACGGTTGCGCGCGCGGATCGAACCGCGCACCATGAGCGGCAGGAGACTAATGAATGCGAAGTGCAATTGTCGCGGTGCTGCTGGTCGCGCTTTCGGCGTGTGGCGGGAGCGAGGAACCGGCGGCGAACCTTACCAATGAAACGGCGCAGAACGTCGTGGTCCCCGAAACCGGTCCGGTTATCGGCGGAGTCGATCTTTCGCGTCCGGTGCGCGGCTATGGTACCGAACCCTATTGGGTGCTCGATCTGACTCCGGGCACGATCTATTTCACCGATCGCAGCGCATTGTCCGACGAGCCCGAGCAATTCTATTTCGTCGCGCCCGATGCCACCGCGACCACGGCAGTCTATCGCACCCAGGATACCGACGGTACGGCCGTCGTCATCACCCTGACGGCGGCGCAGTGCCGCACGGCGGGCGGGCGCGACATGGTGCCGCTGGCGGTCGAAATCCGGCGCGGCGACGAAGTGTTGCGCGGTTGCGCCGATCAGGCGCCGGGCGAGCTCGAACTCGATATCGGCGGAAATGTTACCGTCGAGAACGCCAGCGATATCGCCGATATCACGCAATAGCGCACGGGAGGCGGAGCGTTTCCGCCTCGCGCCGGCGCGCCGCCCTGGACTGGCGCGCCGATCGCGGACCGGCGGGTTCAGTCCGCAGCGCGTCGCTCGCCGCTATGGGCGCTCGCCAGCCCGACCAGCTTGACGAATTCCTGGCGCCAGTAATTTTGCGGGTTTCCGGCCAGCGCGCGGATATCGCTCCAGCCCATGTCTCCCAGTCGCGTGTCGCCGCGCAGCTTCTGCCCGAAGGCGGCGACCGCCACCGCAAAGGCCATGTCGCCCTGCGGAGCCCGCGCGCCTGCGATTGCCGAGGCGGGGACGGGGCGCTCGATCAGTCGCGACGTATCTTGCCCCGGCAGCTTATAGCGCAGCTTGACGAAGGCGAGCTCGTCACCGCCGGCGCCGGTCTGCGGGCGGTTCGCTTCGTAGCGCCGCTCGGGCAGCCAGCCCTCGGCGCCGGCAGGCACGATTTCGTAGATCGCGGTCACCTGATGCCCGGCGCCGATGTCGCCGGCATCGACCTTGTCATTCTCGAAATCCTCTTCGCGCAGCGCGCGGTTTTCGTAGCCGATCAGGCGGTACTCGCTGACATGGGCGGGATTGAATTCAACCTGGATCTTCACGTCGCCCGCGATGGTGAACAGCGTCGAGGACAACTCCTCGTCCAGCACCTTCTGCGCTTCCATAGCGCTGTCGATATAGGCGTAGTTGCCGTTGCCGAGGTCGGCGATCGATTCCATCAGCGCTTCGTTATAGTTGCCGCGCCCGAAGCCGAGCGTGGTGAGCGTGATCCCGCTGTCGCGGTTGCGCTCGACCATGTCCTCCAACTGGCGCTGGTCGGTGACGCCGACATTGAAGTCGCCGTCCGTGGCGACGATGATCCGGTTGATGCCGTTCTCGATGAAGCTCGATCGCGCTGTCGCATAGGCAAGCGCGATGCCCTGACCACCCGCCGTCGATCCGCCCGCGCTCAACTGCTCGAGCGCCGCCTTGATCTTGTCGGGGTTGTTGGTGGGCTCGAGCACGATGCCGGCCGCGCCCGAATAGACCACGATCGAAACCTTGTCCTGCGGCCGCAATCCGTCG
This genomic interval from Sphingosinithalassobacter tenebrarum contains the following:
- a CDS encoding NADH:ubiquinone oxidoreductase subunit NDUFA12, which translates into the protein MGILKSIFTWWEGATIGTGLATRGMNNVGEDSLGNVYYEGGKDMSGRPRRWVIYNGSNDASRVPPEWFSWLHHLVDAVPDDSMPPRREWQQPPVPNMTGTNLAYRPPGSLDVGGKRVRATGDYEAWTPDA
- a CDS encoding vWA domain-containing protein, which translates into the protein MRGILITGTIVTTLLAGCSPEEKTQDFAGPPPMPAYVPNDRSAELMVAPQPYPTAPQDRERYEENDVSPVHAVGEAPVSTFSVDVDTGSYTNSRRFLTDGRLPPQDAVRTEEFINYFRYDYPLPEERSQPFSVTTNVTTTPWNANTRLLRIGLRGYDIAYDERPAANLTFLIDVSGSMATDDKLGLVKTALSMLADGLRPQDKVSIVVYSGAAGIVLEPTNNPDKIKAALEQLSAGGSTAGGQGIALAYATARSSFIENGINRIIVATDGDFNVGVTDQRQLEDMVERNRDSGITLTTLGFGRGNYNEALMESIADLGNGNYAYIDSAMEAQKVLDEELSSTLFTIAGDVKIQVEFNPAHVSEYRLIGYENRALREEDFENDKVDAGDIGAGHQVTAIYEIVPAGAEGWLPERRYEANRPQTGAGGDELAFVKLRYKLPGQDTSRLIERPVPASAIAGARAPQGDMAFAVAVAAFGQKLRGDTRLGDMGWSDIRALAGNPQNYWRQEFVKLVGLASAHSGERRAAD
- the aat gene encoding leucyl/phenylalanyl-tRNA--protein transferase translates to MTGPLFLPEELDPQLVLRAYAMGVFPMADDRDAQSVYWVEPKFRGILPLEGFHLSRSLRKTIASDRFRVTADTAFEQILALCAESARDRPDTWINGPIERVFIELHRRGHAHSIECWDGDRLAGGLYGLALGRAFFGESMVTRVRDASKVALAWLVARLRVGGFTLLDCQFQTDHLETLGAVEISRDAYLSLLESALEGTAGEAAVLGLPGVAVGEGDGAGVFDALDRLGVRADDLATDSAETVSGPVSGKVIAQLLGQTS
- a CDS encoding ParA family protein, whose translation is MARIAVYSLKGGVGKTTVAVNLAWCSARQSARRTLLWDLDPQAASTYLLGIAPRPKRRAQAVFSRDIDPADLVRHTDIDRLDLIPADTSLRTLDLLFHEIDKKKRLAKLLGQLDKSYDRLLLDCPPGLTETSEQVMRAADLILIPVIPSPLSQRAFEEVSAHFADRGFKAALMPVHSMVDRRRTLHRDAIARHPDWPVLPMASIVEAMTAERRPVGALSPRSQGARAFAQLWTRVERRLADIEAS
- a CDS encoding alpha/beta hydrolase codes for the protein MSKGFPWLKAGVAAVAMLAVAPALAQQAPGESEITAPGPKGALAGSLIDAGQGAPVVLIIPGSGPTDRNGDNPMGASGGVLRQLAQGLAAEGVSSVRIDKRGLFGSAEAVENANRDSSIAGYAADADSWIVTIREKTGAPCVWILGHSEGGLVALKATENPGAICGVILVETAGRKMGDVVRQQFRDNPANAPVLDDALSAVDSLEAGETVDTSTFHPALRTLFNADIQPYWIDVFSHDPVALAKSYSGPMMIVQGTSDIQVTEADFELLREARPDAETLLVPDMTHVLRIAEEPGMAANLATYTDPDMPIVPGLAPAIAGFVKANSGQ